In bacterium, the DNA window TGCCTTTTCCTCCTTGTTTGGGATGCCAAATAGCGCCAGATTCTTATTCTTGTAGCGCTTGTCGTCCGTCACCTCGATAGCAGAGCCAAAGCCAGGATAGAGCCGTGAGTCACGAATGTGGACCAGCGTCTCCGCCAGTTCCTCCTCGGTCTTACCGGCACGGATACAATATTCTGCCTCGACTATCACCAGGCCTTCGAGTGCACCTTCGTACACATCGAGCTCCCATTTACGCATGTCGCCCGGCACTGTGTATCGAGTCTTCGTAATGACATGATCGGTCGCCGCAAGGAGCTGCGCGAAGACCCATGCAGGTATCTCAACTTCCCACTCACTGCGCGCGATCGTGCCGTCGGATTTGACAGTCATCCATGAAGTCGTACCGTCGCTCCGAATTCGCAGTTCGCCCGGATCAGTGAGAATATACGCCTGTGTGAGTCGTTGTGCTGGAAACGCACTCAGCCACTCCTTGGTCGGCGGTTCAAGTAAGCGCCATTTACGCTCGACTTCGATTTGATCCGTCATTGTCGTCTCCTTTTTTCTCAAGGTTCTGTTTTTAGCATAGGACTCAGATAAGTCCAGATATACCAATTTGTTTTGAGTTATTGAGTTGGCTGACTTTCGCCGGGGTGACCGGCTCATCAGGCGGGACTATCCCGCGAGTCAGGTGGGGAGGGGGCGCTGTGTGCGCCCCCTCCGCGGGCAGGAGGCCTAGAGGTCGAGTATCTTGCGGCAGTCCTTGCAGATCCGCTTGAAGTCTCGTCCGTAGCCCTTCATGCCAGCCTTAGGCTTCAGCTCCCCGCAGAGTTGGCAGGTTGCTTTTCGACCGCAGGGCTTTTGGGGGGTCAGGCTGACCTTGGGGCTCGCTTGGCGGTTAAGTTGCGGTGCGATTCGTACCTGCCCTTCAGCTTCTTCTTGCTGTCCCCAGACCTCCTTTGTCTCTGCTGTCCTCAGCCAGTTGCGCGGCATCTCGCTGTGGTGCTGCTTGGCGGCTCGCACCCAGTCAGCCATCTCCCTGCGGAGGGTTGCCGGGTCGAGCGTGAGGCTCTCGGGCTTCGTGTCTTCGAGCGCCTGGTAGCGCTTCTCGGTCAGGTTACCCCAGAAGTGGTGAATGTAGGTGAGGAGGTCGAGCGCGGCCGGCTGGCCGTCGCGAGTTCCGTGAGCCCGCAGTAGGCTGTACCCGTAGGTGTAGGCGCCGTAAGCGCGGTCGCTCTTGTAGTCTCGGCCCTTGATTCGCTCGAGGTGGTCCAGGCTGAGGGCTTCTGTGGTGGTGGTCATCCGTTTCTCCCTTGTCCAGGTGCGCCGCGGGGGTGTTCCCGAGGTCTGAAGCATTATGTCATACTTTGTTTATTTTGTAAATATATATACAACAGTATATTCATTTATATCTGTTGTTTATTTGTATTTTTTGTCGTAATTTGTCCGACAATATGCTATAATTGAAGCATGAATGAAGACACACTCATCCAGCTCGGACTTAACCAAGCCCAGGCTAAAATCTACCTACTCCTCATCCAAAACGGCCTGATGACGCCACCGAAGATCGCAGAGCTCGCACAAGAAAGCCGCACAAATGCCTACACTGTCCTCGATAAGCTCGAAGAGCTTGGACTCGTCAAGCGCACCCGGTCAGGTAAAAAACTTGCCTATGAGCCGGAGAATCCGGTCGCGCTCGAGCGCCTCATGGAAAAACGACGCAAAGAAGTCCACCAAGCTGAGCAGCGAGTCAAAGAGTCTATGCCCGCGCTGCTAAACTATTTCTACACCTATCAGAATCGACCTGGAGTGCGCTACTTCGAAGGTAAAGATGGCATCATGGAGCTCTATCTCGATCAGCTGCGAACCAAGCAAGATATTTATTTCATCAGATCAGATGGTGACATAAACTTACTCGGCCCCAAGATCTACGACATCATTAATAAGCGTCACGAGCTCGGCCTAAAAGTGCACGGCATAGAAGCCGCAGAAGCAGATGTTATCAAATATGCTCGTGAAAATGACCAAAGATTAGGACGTGAGATGGCTTGGTATCCACCCAACACCTATGACGAACCTGTAAATATCTATACCTACGGCAATAAGGTGGCCATCATCTCCTATGCCGAGGAGACAATTGGTGTGCTTATCGAGTCGCCCCAGATAGCCGCTGCGTTTAAACAGCTCCACGCGATAGTCAAGGTTGGAGCCGAGACACTCCTAGAGTCAGCTACTTCTTCGCAATAGCCACACAGTAAATAGGTCCCGAACCAGCCGACTTGAGAGTCTTGGCACACTCGGTCACCGTCGCACCGGTCGTAATCACATCGTCGATCAATAAAATGCGCTTGCCAGCCAATACCTCACCATTCTTGGCTACAAAATTATCTTTCACCTGTCGCCACCGAGCCTGTTTCCCAGCTCCAACCTGAGGTATGTGTCGTGTACGTTCCAAGAGCTCGACATACGGCTTACGCGTCAGGCGTGACAATTCGCGAGCGATGAGCTGTGGTGCTACATAGCCTCGCTGTCGCTTGCGCTGCGACGTGTCCGGCACGAAGCTAATCACGTCATAAAACGACAGGGGAGTATCCTTGATCACCGCCGCTATCGAGCGAGCAATATCTTCGCGCCCTTCATATTTCAATCCATACACAACCGTCTCCGCTGTCGTATCAAAGCGCCAGAGCATCGTACAGCGGCGGATTGGCGTACGCCACTGACAGCGCGCGCAGACCCGCTCGTCCTTAGTAGTGGCATTGCACAAGTAGCAGGTACTCGTGCGTTCAATAAGGCTATGTAACTGACAATCAGTACACACGCCAGCCCCCTCATCGTTGCACAAAATACAACGGTCTGGAGCGATTAATCTGGAAAATAGCTTCAACATCTTGATTATTCTCTAAAAACCTGGCTATAATACGTGCTAAGATCGGTGATAGTAAAGGATAAGGAGTTTTGCATATGGCACGACGGAACAACCCAGACGAAGAAATCCTGCAAGACGAATTTCTCGATGATACCACCAACACGCCAGATGAGTGGATGGGGGATCAAGATCTTGAGGAGTTTGAAGGTCAGCTTGCAGTTGACGTCTATCAGACAAAAGATTCAGTAGTAGTGAAGGCACCGATTGCCGGTGTCCGGCCAGAAGACATTGATATCGCAATCAGTGAAGATGTGATGACCATTCGCGGTGATCGCAAGGAAGAAACAGTAGTTGAGAAGGAGCATTATTATGTCCAAGAATGTTTCTGGGGCAGTTTCTCACGCTCGATCATCTTGCCTACTTCTACGATTGCCGAGAAGGCACAAGCTACTCTGAAGGACGGCGTACTTACAGTCGTCGTACCAAAGGTAGTCCAAGAAGACAAGATCAAGAAGATCAAAGTGAAGCCAGTCGGCAGCTAACACGCCGAATAAACCATATCAAAAAAGCCGCGACAAGCGGCTTTTTTGATATGGGGCTGGAGATTAGGACTATAAGAACTGATCAAGTACGAAGTTGACAATAGCG includes these proteins:
- a CDS encoding adenylate cyclase, with the protein product MTDQIEVERKWRLLEPPTKEWLSAFPAQRLTQAYILTDPGELRIRSDGTTSWMTVKSDGTIARSEWEVEIPAWVFAQLLAATDHVITKTRYTVPGDMRKWELDVYEGALEGLVIVEAEYCIRAGKTEEELAETLVHIRDSRLYPGFGSAIEVTDDKRYKNKNLALFGIPNKEEKA
- a CDS encoding ComF family protein, translated to MLKLFSRLIAPDRCILCNDEGAGVCTDCQLHSLIERTSTCYLCNATTKDERVCARCQWRTPIRRCTMLWRFDTTAETVVYGLKYEGREDIARSIAAVIKDTPLSFYDVISFVPDTSQRKRQRGYVAPQLIARELSRLTRKPYVELLERTRHIPQVGAGKQARWRQVKDNFVAKNGEVLAGKRILLIDDVITTGATVTECAKTLKSAGSGPIYCVAIAKK
- a CDS encoding Hsp20/alpha crystallin family protein; its protein translation is MARRNNPDEEILQDEFLDDTTNTPDEWMGDQDLEEFEGQLAVDVYQTKDSVVVKAPIAGVRPEDIDIAISEDVMTIRGDRKEETVVEKEHYYVQECFWGSFSRSIILPTSTIAEKAQATLKDGVLTVVVPKVVQEDKIKKIKVKPVGS